Proteins from one Nyctibius grandis isolate bNycGra1 chromosome 2, bNycGra1.pri, whole genome shotgun sequence genomic window:
- the LOC137660442 gene encoding LOW QUALITY PROTEIN: 2-oxoglutarate receptor 1-like (The sequence of the model RefSeq protein was modified relative to this genomic sequence to represent the inferred CDS: inserted 2 bases in 1 codon; substituted 2 bases at 2 genomic stop codons) — protein MNTSDNLASPTTWQDSEGDFPNCTDVEVGLKTSYLPIVYSIIFXMGFPGNIIAICVYSFKMRPWQSSTIIVLNLVLTGLLHLTSCLFLIHWERWIFGKFMCKFIRFGFHFNLYSSILFLTCFSTFHXVLIVHPMKFFHIQRKQXTAVTCAATWVISLAVGSPVNFLISSKEVQNRSLCLDLTSSENLVIIRWYNWLLTGLAAFLPLLTVTLCYTLIIYTLATGLHKQTCYKQKARRLTIVLLVVFYVCFLPFHVFRAAQVELHLCPASCHMEKQIHSAYIIFRPLAALNTCGNLLLYLMTRANFHQAILSLSRCKWSKYIQQPRSNNYVTT, from the exons ATGAACACAAGTGACAACTTAGCCAGCCCCACCACCTGGCAAGACTCTGAAGGTGATTTTCCCAATTGCACTGATGTGGAAGTTGGTCTGAAGACTTCATACCTCCCCATTGTGTACAGCATCATCTT CATGGGCTTCCCGGGAAACATCATTGCTATTTGCGTTTACAGCTTCAAGATGAGGCCTTGGCAGAGCAGCACCATCATCGTGCTGAACCTGGTGCTCACGGGTCTGCTCCATCTCACCAGCTGTCTCTTCCTGATACACTGGGAGCGCTGGATCTTTGGCAAATTCATGTGCAAGTTCATCCGCTTTGGCTTCCACTTCAACTTGTACAGCAGCATCCTCTTCCTCACCTGTTTCAGCACCTTCCACTAGGTGTTAATTGTCCACCCTATGAAGTTCTTCCACATCCAGAGGAAGCAGTGAACAGCGGTGACTTGCGCAGCCACTTGGGTGATCTCACTGGCAGTTGGCAGCCCCGTCAACTTCTTGATCTCCTCAAAAGAGGTGCAAAACAGATCCTTATGCCTCGACCTTACCAGCTCTGAAAACCTGGTCATAATCAGGTGGTATAACTGGCTGCTGACTGGCCTGGCCGCCTTCTTGCCCTTGCTGACGGTGACTCTGTGCTACACGCTCATTATTTACACCTTGGCTACTGGGCTCCACAAGCAGACTTGCTACAAACAAAAGGCTCGCAGACTCACCATTGTCCTCTTGGTGGTCTTCTATGTATGCTTCCTCCCCTTCCATGTCTTCCGGGCAGCTCAGGTTGAACTACATTTGTGTCCAGCCAGCTGTCACATGGAGAAGCAAATCCACTCTGCCTATATCATCTTTCGGCCACTGGCTGCACTCAACACATGTGGCAACCTCCTGCTTTATCTCATGACCAGGGCTAACTTCCATCAGGCCATCCTCTCTCTTTCAAGGTGTAAGTGGAGTAAATACATCCAGCAGCCCAGGAGCAATAATTACGTGACCACGTGA
- the LOC137660573 gene encoding 2-oxoglutarate receptor 1-like — protein MASEHTGNFTALPGQADPLTSCKDEDFLQVKSYLSILYGLIILVCFPGNVVTIFVYFVKMRPWKSSTIIMLNLAITDLLYIATLPFFIHYSANGNNWIFGDFMCKFIHFCFYFNMYSGIIFLSCFSIFRFFVVVHPIKYFFVQKQRWAVVTCIVVWIISLAAISPLGILIATRHMQNRTICPDLATAEDLDTSRWYNWLLTIFAFFLPLLMVTLCYVFIIYTLATGPHTQACYKQKARRLAIVLLVVFYVCFLPFHVFRGIRLELRVRPVSCHLKNTMLFMFIIAKPLAALNTFGNLMLYVVTGGNFQQAILSLLKFRTNKNLK, from the coding sequence atggcATCTGAACACACCGGCAATTTTACTGCTCTGCCAGGCCAGGCAGACCCTTTGACAAGCTGCAAGGATGAAGATTTCTTACAGGTGAAATCCTATCTCTCCATCCTTTATGGCCTAATCATCCTGGTGTGCTTCCCAGGGAACGTTGTGAcaatttttgtttactttgtcAAGATGAGGCCCTGGAAAAGCAGCACCATCATTATGTTAAACCTGGCTATCACTGACTTATTATATATAGCTACACTTCCTTTCTTCATACACTACTCTGCTAATGGAAATAACTGGATTTTTGGAGACTTCATGTGCAAGTTTATTCACTTTTGTTTCTACTTCAACATGTACAGCGGTATTATCTTCCTTAGCTGCTTCAGCATCTTCCGCTTTTTTGTAGTTGTCCACccaattaaatacttttttgttcAAAAACAGAGATGGGCAGTGGTGACTTGCATAGTAGTTTGGATTATTTCCCTGGCAGCCATCAGCCCCTTGGGCATCTTGATTGCCACGAGGCATATGCAGAACAGGACAATCTGCCCGGACCTGGCTACTGCTGAGGACCTTGACACTAGTCGGTGGTACAACTGGCTGCTGACAATATTTGccttcttcttgcccttgtTGATGGTAACTCTGTGCTACGTGTTCATTATTTACACCTTGGCCACTGGGCCCCACACACAAGCTTGCTACAAACAAAAGGCTCGCAGACTCGCCATTGTCCTCTTGGTGGTCTTCTACGTGTGTTTCCTCCCCTTCCATGTCTTTCGGGGGATTCGGCTGGAGCTCCGAGTACGACCAGTTAGCTGCCACTTGAAGAACACGATGCTTTTTATGTTTATTATAGCTAAACCTTTAGCAGCATTAAATACTTTTGGAAACTTAATGCTCTATGTAGTGACAGGAGGCAACTTCCAGCAGGCAATCCTCTCGCTCCTCAAGTTTCGGACAAACAAGAATCTGAAGTAG